AGATAGATTCTTTTTACCTCCTAACCTTATCTGTCAACCTGGAATATGGAAAATGAAAGAGCTGATAACAGTGATATCATTTCCCCACCTACTCAGAGTCCcaacatgtgaagacacagcccACCCACAAACCAAGACTTACCATCCCCATTCCACTTGGTTCTGTTTGTGACTCTTAGCCTATGCTGCCTTATGGCATTATAGTTTTTGGAGGAACTATAAACCATGAACTGGTATGGGGTATGCTTTGTGGAACCAGTATGATTACTTTAACATTAGACCCCCATCTCCTCAACTAAGCTATAAACTTCAGAAGTTGGGACCATGGAGCCTCTTAGCTTTTTGTATCTCTACCACTTAGTATTATGCCCTACATactgtagatgctcaataaaagtcTGTGGGTAATGATGCCAGTGGCTAATCCTATGGAAAACCCAAACCATAGTGACAGAAACAGGGGCCTCAGATGACCAGAACACATGGGACCAGACCAAACATCAATGAGCAAATTGATCTTTAATTTGCTAACCTGGAAGGCTTGCTCTCCATCATGGGCTTGGGCCTCAGCTATTTACACAGAATCACTGTACAGTATTTACAACAAGATGCTAAACATAGCATCATTCTGGATAGGCAAAGAAGGGGTATGGAAAGGCTAGAACAAAGTCCTGAAATCAAAGTGTAAGCAGAAACCTGCAGGTGTGAGTGGAGGGAAAGGTAAGGGAAAATCATGAGAAAGGTTGGTGAGGTAGAcatgagagaggaaaaggaagcatGAAACTACTTCTGGTGCATGTGGGAAGAGTCCACTGGGACATAAAGCCTTCAAAATTATAATCTGGAGTCTGAAGGGGAAAATAACGGCCACAAGTCACCTTtgtgaggaaaaagaagaaggcaGTTAGAACCTTATAGACCATACCTTCTACCTCCCATACCAAAAAGTAATCCTGCTGATTAAATTCCTATGACAGGGGACTGAGAAGGTACAAAAGAGATACAGAGACAGAATCTTAAATAGACTtaagagacagtaaaaagagtcaagagagacacagacaatgcaatgaaggaggaaaagaacaaaagctCCAGCAGATCTGAACATGTGAATCATCCAAGTGACTTCACAAGTCACCTCTCCTCACCTCATCTTCCCCAAAGTTCCTCCCTCTTACTCCCAAATCTCTGGATTTTAGCTTTAACCAAGGAGTGGAGTTAGAATGAGGCCGGTACATGGGGACAATCTAAAATTCCATCTCACCAATTCAGATCCCCTCCTTATCCTGTACCAGAATATCAGGGCTTGAGTCGGAGCCAAGGGCAGATTAGGGTGAGAATAGACAGGATGGAGGACACGAGGCCACAAAGTCCCACAATTCCAGGACCACAGCGCCAGAGGCCTAGTTTGTCCAGTGGAATGAAGAGATCACAGGCATTTCTGACCACATCCAGCAGGAGAGGGGGATGACCTCGAAGGACCCGAGCCAGGAGCAGGACTCGGAGCCGAAGCTTCAGAGCCACCTGGGGCAGACCTCCTCCTGGAGCCCCTGGACCCCCAGGTCCCCCAGTTTCAATTCCGCCTGGGACTCCTCCTCCAGAACCCTTCAGTCGCCGACTACAAGCTGAAGACTCTTGTTCCATCAGTAGACGAATCTCATAAGCATCACGACTCAAATTCATGATGAGGGAAAACAGATAGTACCTGGGATACACAGGGGAGAAAGGTCAGTACAGATACACATACCCACTTAGCATATCCAACAGAACATTTAAACTTTTTTCCCCCATAGTGCAGAAGGACTACATATTAGAATACCAGAAGTGAATTGTATTACCCACTATTAGAAATGTCCTTCCACCTTTCTGTAACTAATGAGTTTATGTGTACCTTAAGATCCTGGCTTACAATAATGAGCATCATGAAATATTCCAAGATCAACCTCATATTTCACTTTTCCACTTGGCAACCCATTAGCACACACACATTCAACTTGAACTACAATaatgcaaatttttttaaaagaacaccttcagggcttccctggtgatgcagtggttgagaatccgcctgccaatgcaggggacacaggttcgatccctgatccgggaagatcccacatgcgcagagtaactaagcccgtgtgccacaagtactgagcctgcgctctagagcccgcgagccacaactacttagcccatgtgccacaactattgaagcttgcgcgcctagagcctgcgttccgcaacgagaagccaccgcaatgagaagcccgcgaaccgcaatgaagagtagcccctactcgccgcaaccagagaaaagcccgcgcacaaaaatgaagacccaacgcagccagaaacaataaataaataaaattaaaaaatttataaaaaaaaaacaccttcagTTGTTTCAAAGACTCAAACACATAGACCATTTAAATCCAATACTTTTGTTAAAAGAAAACGAACAAAAAAATGACGCCAAGCTTGCCAACTGTGTTAGATTATAAACTCCTTAAGAACAGTCtatgttttttgatttttaatccattctgagaaCAGTGGTCTGTATTCAGTATAACTGTCCTACCTCTAATACATATCCTGAATCCACATCTATCTATTGTACTCCACCACCACAGtctaagccaccatcatctcttgcttgAACTAACTACTTTAGTCTTTTAACTGGTTTCTCCACTGTCACTCTTGTCTCCCACCCCCAAGAATCTAGTTTCATATAGTAGCTGGCATAAACGTAAATCACATTATACCCTTTCTTAAAACTCTCCATGTTTTCCTTCCTatcacatttagaataaaataccttagaCAGGCTTACAGAACTCAACATCTGACCCTGCCTCTCTAATTCCGTCTTGTACCATTCTTTCCTTCAATCACTATGCTCCAGCCACATTggtttctttctatattttgatcCCATTAAGCTTGTTCCTGCTTTAGGACCTTTACACTACCTCATCCCTCAACCTGGAATAATCTCTCTCCAAAATCTTCAAATGGCTGGCTCTTCCTTGCACTTTAGGTCTGAGCTTAcatgtcacctcttcagagaagccttctctgacccccGATTCTAAAGTAGCAAGCCATTTACTGTCTATCACATGACCCTATTTTAATTTCCTGCACAGCACTTACCACtctctgatgtttttcttatttattgcttCTTTGTCCCCTCCCATTACAATGTAAGCTCCATAGGAGCAGGGATGTTGTTTGTCTTTACCACTGTATCCCTTTGTCTAgaccagtgcctagcacatagtaagagccaaataaatatttactgaatgaaagtATAAACATGGCATATAAACTCTTCTAGGGAGTTGCTTTTCCATACCACTCCAGCCATGCCTCTGCCCCCACCCTTCATACACCAGAAGTCTTGTTATAACTGTAATCACTgagaaagatgaagagaaaagagagacataAGTGGAGATGGAAAGATgctaatataatgtaaaataacaAAGCAAATCATAGGGAAACAAATAATATGTATAGAGATCATTTTAttcccaaatcatattcctttccaCCTTCATTACAGCCTGCTCCTTAGTCCAAGCCAACATCGTTTCTTGGCTATATTAGGGCATCTTCTCCTCTTTAGCATTACTGCAATCCATTTTCCACACTACAGCAAGAGGGATCTTCTTTAAATGCAATTTGAATCATGTCACATCCCTACTTAGAACCCACTGTACTTaggataaaatttaaacaaaactaaatgaaaaaaatcctacCATTACCTAGAAGTCCTTGCATGAATGATCTGGCCCATGTCTACCTGTCCAGTTTGAACTTATGCCCTTACTCAATACCGTCCACCACACTGGCTTTCTTTCTACTGCTCTAATTCCATGAAGTCTTTCTTGGTTCAAGGCCTTAGAATGagctattttctgtttggaatgGTTTTCTCTGCTACTGTTTGCTTTGTATAACTTCTACTCAGACATCAGgcctgaaataaaatttaattttctctgaGAGTTCTTCTCTGACCTTTCAATCTAAATTAGCTCCCCCTGTTATATATCTCATAACACCCTGTACTTCCCACAAATATTTGGTTTGgtgattatttgttttaatagctGACTCCCCCACTAGACTAGAAGCTTCGTGAGAGCAGGAACCATAGCTCTTGGGCTCTTTGCTTTATTCCCTGGCTCATAGTAAGCAGCTACTAAGTAtttttagaatgaatgaatgaatgagtaagcaGTGAGGGGCATAAACCTGTGGTATAGACAAAAGTGGAATTAAAGCAATGTAATGAATATCTAGTCTTGTCCAATCTTAGTCATTCATCATGAAAGAGCATCTGTCTTCCATCTGCCCCCATGCATTATTCTCTGATGGTTTAAGATCTAAATGAAGGTTAGAAGCCAAGTGATTAAGATGTGTATATTCTGGGAAGATCCTAAAAGATCATCCTCTCATGAAAGGAAAGCTATGCAGTATGGAGAATACAATAGGTCTTGTAGGATAAAAGGATATCAAACCTGAATGAACGCTGGGCCCACTTCTCCTGATCCACACGGGGAGCGAGTCCAGACTTTCCAGCCCACAGGACATTGTCACAGGCGAAGTACAAGGCTCTATTGAGGTGACTAACAGTGATGCAGAATCTCAGGACAACATCTGATAGGTGCACAGCTCGTTTGGCTGACTCAAGGGCATCTGCTGAGTTACCGAGGCGTAGAACTTGTGGGGGTTAGCAAAGAAAAGCAAGGATTTGAAAGTAGAGAGGCAAACAGAGAGcaagacacagagaaagagagaaagcaagagagtGAAAGTCGAGCAAGTGAtagaaacaataatgaacaattttttaaaaaaagagtagaaatagttcaattttttttgcatccaatttttattaatttgtgtcCCAGTTTAGTTTTCTCAAATTTGCCTCATTCTTTCCAATCCTTCATCACTCTTACCCCTGCTCTCTCACCTCAATCAGGAGGCCTGCAGAGGATAAGGGTAGAGGCAAATGAGGGAGAATCGACAGAGAAGGTCAAAAACAGGAAGGAGGGACTAAGGAAGAATAGCTGGGGATGGAGAAAGTGTTGAGGTAATAAAAGAAAAGGCACAATTACTTACGCTTTCTCCCTAGGCTCAGATGACCCTCCAGTTGTCGAATCTGTTTCTGTAACTCAGAACTGGCCCCATGTTTCTGCAGTGCATGGCCAAGAAGGGAGCAAGCATACTGGGCGgccctggaggagagagaggagagagaggtaaGGTAACGTGGagacctccctcctctcccccctcaaAAATGTACTTCAAAAGGCAAGTATGGACTCCCCCTTCCCCTGTTTGAGaccattcccttttctcctcttcatgGCCGTATCTCACCGTTTCTCCTCCAGGCCAGGGGAAGAGAAAGGCATAAGAATAAAAAGGAGCCTAGAAGGGGTTGGGAAGCACTACTTCGAATTGAGGAAATAAGAGATCTGATAATGTAAGGCCTGAAGAGGACAATGAAGGCGGCAGGGGGTCCATCACAAGCACATCAGTGTGAGCATGTATGTGATATGTGAGGGAGTGGGGATAGTTGGAGGACAGGTTATTCTTCAGAATAGGTGAACTAAGAGATTTTCCAGGCCCTTGAGATGAATCGAGACTAGAAAGCAAGGCGGAGGCAGAGGAGCTAGCGGGTGACAGTAGGGTGAGGGGACACGGGAACTTCGGAGTGCCTCCTCAGCTCTGGGAAGAGTCCAGGTCGCTATCTGCCACGGGGCGAACACTCCTCATTCCACCATCGCCCAGAGAAGAAAGTGCTGGTCTTATGTGAACACGCAACCCTGATCGGCCTCCCCGCCGGCCCactcgtgcctcagtttccccatctttccCGTGAGCAGAAACGAACCATGGCCTCACGGCCGGCTCAAATCAGCCCCTCTCGGTCCGTCCGAGCCCCCGTAGCCCGATTTGACCCTTTTTGACCCCCGTAGTGTGAACTGACCTCGCCTCAAGAAGATCTTCCTCTGCCCGCCCTCCCCCCATTCCTATTCGGGCCGCACCTACACAGCCGCTCCCGGGCCTGGCTCTGAGCGCTGAAGCGGACCCAGGCGTCCATGACAGCGGCAGCCCCAGCTCCACAGCTTCGCTCCCGCCCCACTTCCCGCCCCTAGTCACGCCTCCTGGACTACCCAACGGTGCCGCGCGAGGGACAaacatcatcagaaaataaaggGAGTGGAGCCGGCCCCTGAAGCGCAATTTCAGAACGAGAAGCCCTTGTCTCTGGGCCTATACCTGCGTGTTTTTTGTACGTGTCTCCGTCGCCTCGTCCTCTAATCAGATGATCTCTGTTTCCTAAGAACACCTCCAGAGGcacattcttctttaaatattctggacCAAGGGCGGGGCTTGCAGGAGTCCGGGCGTAGCGAGGCGGCGCGGTAGGATAGGGTTGCCCCCAACCCTGGGGTGCTTCCAGCAGaacacccccaacacacacacacacacacacacacacacacacacacacacacacacacacacacgcacgcacgcacgcacgctcCGACCGAATCCAGGGCTCTAAGGGCTAAAGAAATCTATGGAAGTGAAGCCAGCACcagaaccctgttccctgcaggACCCTGACAGTTGGACAGGTGACCTCCAGAATACAGACGGAGAGTCTCCAGAGACAGGCTTTAGTGGACGAAATTCACAAAATAACCAACTAAGATCcttaaaaggagagagaagaaacagtGGACGCAGCTAACCTCTTCAAACCCACACTTCATCCCCCTACCCCTTTCCCTTCCAGGTCACCATGCCTGCAGGCAACGGCACCCCTTGGGGGTCAGCAGCGGGGGAGGAGATCTGGGCGGGATCAGGAGTAGAGGTGGAGGGCGCAGAGCTGCTCACCTTCTCAGCTGCCGGCAAGGTCCGAGTGGGAGTGACTGTTGCGCTGTTTGTTTCTTCGGCTGGAGGGAACCTGGCCGTGCTGTGGTCAGTGACACGGCCGCAACCCAGCCAGCGCCGCCCCTCTCCGGTAAGACGACTCTCTGCCCATTTAGCAGCTGCCGACTTGTCGCTTTTGTGGTTATGACCCTAGATATAGTTATGCCACCTGGAATATCACTGTTCAATGGCTGGCCGGGGACATCGCATGTCGGACACTCATGTTCCTGAACTAATGGCCATGTATGCTGCAGCTTTCCTGCCTGTGGTCATTGGGCTCGACCGCCAGGCAGCCGTACTCCACCCGCTTGGACCCCGCTCAACTGGAAGGAAACTTCTGGGGGCAGCCTGGGGACTCCTTTTCCGGCTTGCCTGGAAGGTGAGTGACTTGTCGGAACTCAGGGCTAGACTGGACAAGAATTTGGGTACACAACAGGAGCCTTCGGATTCAAGGGGTGTGCTTGGCCGTGGTCACCGTTAATCCTCAGCGTGGGGGCCTCTGCTATCTCTCTTGCAAGTTAAGATCATTGCAtgttaatttgtatttctgttaAGAGCCTTTGCTTTTACTACACTTGGCTTCCACCTCTTTGCCTCCTCCGAGTCCCACCTTCTGCAGATTATTGCAGAAAAACTCTAGGGCATGGTGGAAACATATACGGGAAGACATGAAGAAGACAGTGAAATCAGGGGCTTTGGGTAAAACTTTGTGGtacattcattcatcaattcagAAACTAATGTGCATCCCCCAGGTGCGTTCAAATGCTCTATCAAGGATAGAGCAACAAAGTCCTGCCTTCAAGAAATTTACAGACTAGTGCAGAGTCAAATTAGTACGCAATTACAATACAGCGTGCACTTAAGCATTATGCTAAAAGTAAGCATAAGGAGCTAAATAACTGTCCAAGACCCACTCTTAGAcagtcagggaaagcttcctgaCTTCCCAGAGATGTTACAATTTGATTCTTGAAAGATAGGTGTTAAGACAAATTACAGCAGGaggaatgctggagaaggtggagAGTGGATGATCTCAAAGTAGCTGCAACTAAACTTGAGGACTAGAAAATGGTGAGTAATGAgcctggaggggaaggaagaaccAGATCACAAATATTAAGCTTGTACTTTATCCTGAGGGCAGTGGAGAGACACTAAAGTAAAAGGTGGAGAATGACATAatcagatttgtattttttactctAGCTTTATTGTGGGTGTCAAAACTGGAACAAAAGGGAGCATCTGAACTTGAGTACCAATTAATCAAATCTCAATATTGAAAATGAACtagaaatctataaaaaaaaaaagctgaatatgaagcaatttcttcaaaaaaaccaaaaccgcTACCACCATCTGGGAGGAGGGTGTAAAGCAGCATCTCTGAGTCTAGGGTTAGGATTATGTCAGGGAGAGGGATAAAATTTCAGTCTCTGGAATAATGCATTACAGAGTCAGATTTAAGATTTGATCCTTAAATCCtcaaatattagaaatataaCTAACAACAGTTAGTCTGACTGCACTtctaagacaaacaaaaaatattgctTCCAACAATATGTTGCAAACAGGACCTCTGCTACCCAAAGTTTTAAAAGGCAGCATGTTGCCTCAGTGCAAAAGGAATTAGTTGGGTTTAAATGAAGCAAATTTTAGATGTGGACTGGGAATTAGAATTAGGATTGCTTTTGTTGTTCGTTTGTATTACTTTGCTCTGTTTTTCCTGAGTCTAGGCTGTACCACTAACTAGCTGGATGACTTTGGATAAATCACTTGAAACATATAGGCCACAAGATTGTGGAATAGGAGATGCATTTCATCCTTTCTTAGAGCCTGACAATCCGAcaacaatgcaatccctatttgCTTCAATAGCAAACTGATGGTAACATGATTCAGGTGCAAAAGGTGTTATTTTGGGTTCTAAATTAGCGACCTCTTGTATAAATTCTGCATTGCCCATATGTTGCATTTCAAATATCAGTGTCAATAAAAAATCGTTAGTATGGTAAAGGGAATATTGGTGTagttagaaattatttttgtagACTCAAGTTTTCAAGTATCAGAAGTAAAGACTTCTATAGTAGGTGGTAAATTGCACATAAAACAGGGAAAGGAGAGTCAGAGGTAGGGCTGTGGACCAAAACCTAAGTCCAGGAGActtgcctatttttttaattaggttgttccGGGTCTTAGTAGTGGCAGGCGggccccttagttgtggcattcgaaCTCTTGTGGcatgcacatgggatctagttccctgaccagggatcaaaccccaccCCCGgaactgggagcgtggagtcttctacgccaccagggaagtcttgccTATTTTTAAACCCCTTCTCACAACGTGTCAAGTATTTCTAGGCATGGTGCAAAACCGCGCCCCACCCCCCAAGAAAAAGCCAGAAACATATGGACTCAAGATAGGGGAAGAGGAAAGACCACTTCCCAACTAGCTCAGAATAGCCTGATCATAACTCCAAGCAGTTCATAAAATTGTATGTCTGTGGCTCATACTATTCACCTTTCCTAAAAGTCCCTCATGCCTGCTGAAATCACTTTCCAAATGCCTTGTATCTAGAAATTTGATACCTACTAAGCTTGCCTTTTATCAAACTAGTAGTGACTCAGTCTACCTTACCTGAAACCAAGGTACTAACCCTGAAGCTCTCAACTGAAAAATACTCATTACTGATTCAAACCAAAAACCCAACAGTTTCCCAAAAAGGAGAAGGGGCAGCCAACAGCATttggaaaatgttaaattttattatttaacgtTGTTTCACCATTATAGTTGTACACATGACTATTACTAAAGGTCACTTTACAGAGTGACTGCAAAACGGCCTGAAATTTTAGCAGCACCCATTTTatacaagatttcttttttccacagaatcacagacacatcaggaaaataatttcaactaaaaatgttggtgaggaaaaaaaaaaaatgttggtgagCTGGTAGAGATATCCTTTTATAAAATGCAATGTTAGAACAGTACTTGAGAAGACAGGATTCTTTAAGTCCCAGATTTAACAAACACAGCCTAAGAGGAAGACAGGGATTTTCAAGATACATTCCTAACCTTTTAAATATGGCACCATGGATGTACCATTACTCAGCACTGCAGGAAATTAAGAATGAATTGGGATTACGCACTGTATTAGCTCCCAAGTTTTCTCAacaatctcattaaaaaaaagaaaaaaagagaatgaattgGGAAGAGATAGTGTTGAACTGGTGGGTAGGTTGGCATGGGAGGGGAAAGGTAGACCAGTTCTAGTAGTCCTTGACTCCACTCCAGCTGTTCCTGTTCCATACCGTCCGCTGAGCTGGTCCAGTCCTCTTCACTCAGTGTGTCACCAAAGGCAGCTTCAAGGCTTGATGGCAAGAGACCACCTCTTCACCTTCTGCCGCCTTTCTGCTGCCACTGACTGCCATGACCGTCTGCTATAGCCGCATTGGTCTCAGTGTGTCCAGTCCCCGGACAAGGAAGGGGAACCATGGTGAgaccccaacccccaggccctaacccgtaccctaaaactatTGCCTCTAGCCTTATAAATTTGATAGCTATCTATCAAACCAAAAGTGAGTTGCTAACCATATCTCTAGCAGCTGATGCTACACATAACTTTATTGAATGCCTTCAATTCTAACCAGCCACTAGCCGTCATTCTCTGAAGTAGAGTTAGCTGGGCAAGAATCAAGAAGGGTGATCAGTATTCCTTTGCTCTTGGACACCAACAAGACTTCAAAGAGACTTTGTAGCTTCATGTAACACAGCACCTCAATTGAAACCTTTTTTGCAGCACGTCTGTCATAATCTCTGGTGGGAGGGGAGCATATAGTCCCAGgttgggaaggggaagagggcttGTACCATTCTCTTCCTTATAAGGGGAGAGCTCCATCTCACTGTTTCTGCCCATCCATCAACTCAGAAGCTGAGTGGTTCTGAATTTGAGTGTATTTTCTAAGATCCCAGCCCCTGCCAGTGAATTTGCCCTCCGCCGCAAGTTCCCCCGCCGCATGGGGGAACAATCGCCCCCATGTTCATCTTCAGGGTCTGCGACCTGCCCTGCTTGTCTTGCTGACCTTCGTCCTCTGCTGGACACCTTATAACCTGCTGGGTCTTTGGTACTGGTTCTCTCCCACCATGCTAAGTGAAGTGCCTCCCAGCCTCAGCcacatcctttttctctttggccTCCTCAATGCTCCTCCGGCTCCTCTCCTCTATGGGGCCTTCACCCTTGGCAGCCGAAGAGGGCACCAAGAACTTAGTATAGACTCCTCCAGGGAAGGAGGTTCTGGGAGAATGCCCCAACAGGAGATTCAGGCCCTCAGACAGATTAAAGTACAAACAAATGTGGCAGCAAGAAAGGCAGGAGAAACAGAAGAGACATTCCTATGACATCCATTTGCTCACGAGAGCATATATAAGAACAGAATAATTATTCTCTAGTATCATGAGAACATCTCACTTGTACCCCTGCTCCCTTAGCTTCCAAGTAAAAGAAATACTGAGCAGTGTTTCTATTTTGACCCTAGGTGAGACTTGAGACTATATTTAATGTAGAAACTCACACAGAATTCAGTCCCTGGAAGAAGTATCTTTACAGTGACCCAGAGTGccttactgtaaatagtgcttcagagCTTGCAACGTTAGAACAGAAAagtaattttagaaaacaaaaattggaCATTTATTCATAACTCAAAAGAAATACTAAGCAGATAGCATAAGAGAT
Above is a window of Balaenoptera acutorostrata chromosome 1, mBalAcu1.1, whole genome shotgun sequence DNA encoding:
- the PEX11B gene encoding peroxisomal membrane protein 11B isoform X1, with the protein product MDAWVRFSAQSQARERLCRAAQYACSLLGHALQKHGASSELQKQIRQLEGHLSLGRKLLRLGNSADALESAKRAVHLSDVVLRFCITVSHLNRALYFACDNVLWAGKSGLAPRVDQEKWAQRSFRYYLFSLIMNLSRDAYEIRLLMEQESSACSRRLKGSGGGVPGGIETGGPGGPGAPGGGLPQVALKLRLRVLLLARVLRGHPPLLLDVVRNACDLFIPLDKLGLWRCGPGIVGLCGLVSSILSILTLICPWLRLKP
- the PEX11B gene encoding peroxisomal membrane protein 11B isoform X2 gives rise to the protein MGGGRAEEDLLEARAAQYACSLLGHALQKHGASSELQKQIRQLEGHLSLGRKLLRLGNSADALESAKRAVHLSDVVLRFCITVSHLNRALYFACDNVLWAGKSGLAPRVDQEKWAQRSFRYYLFSLIMNLSRDAYEIRLLMEQESSACSRRLKGSGGGVPGGIETGGPGGPGAPGGGLPQVALKLRLRVLLLARVLRGHPPLLLDVVRNACDLFIPLDKLGLWRCGPGIVGLCGLVSSILSILTLICPWLRLKP
- the LOC103006588 gene encoding uncharacterized protein LOC103006588 isoform X1; protein product: MEVKPAPEPCSLQDPDSWTGHHACRQRHPLGVSSGGGDLGGIRSRGGGRRAAHLLSCRQGPSGSDCCAVCFFGWREPGRAVVSDTAATQPAPPLSAFLPVVIGLDRQAAVLHPLGPRSTGRKLLGAAWGLLFRLAWKNHRHIRKIISTKNVGEEKKKMLVSW
- the LOC103006588 gene encoding gonadotropin-releasing hormone II receptor-like isoform X2; this encodes MPAGNGTPWGSAAGEEIWAGSGVEVEGAELLTFSAAGKVRVGVTVALFVSSAGGNLAVLWSVTRPQPSQRRPSPLSCLWSLGSTARQPYSTRLDPAQLEGNFWGQPGDSFSGLPGRLNVCFIQIQ